In the Nitrospirales bacterium LBB_01 genome, one interval contains:
- a CDS encoding pyridoxal-phosphate dependent enzyme yields the protein MTAHSILDTIGCTPLIRLDKSLGLQGGGIEIYAKLEMYNPGRSVKDRPAYQMICDAEGSGELTRDKILIDSTSGNTGIAYAMTGAVRGYKVTIVIPKNASPERKKIIAGFGAEIIYSSPFEGSDGAIRLARKIYSENRKKYYMPDQYNNPSNWKAHYLTTGPEIYEQTGGSVTHFIATVGTGGTITGTGKALREFNKDVKVIAIQPDDAMHGIEGLKHMASSIVPGIYDLNFADETIFVGTEESYDMVRRLVKLEGLAVGHSSGAALTGALSLAKRLQADGVNEAVIVCIFPDGGDRYLSHCID from the coding sequence TTGACAGCGCACAGTATTCTTGATACTATTGGCTGCACACCGCTTATACGTCTTGATAAATCATTAGGGTTACAAGGCGGTGGAATAGAGATATACGCTAAACTTGAGATGTATAACCCGGGGCGCTCTGTAAAAGACAGACCGGCGTATCAGATGATATGCGATGCCGAGGGTTCTGGGGAGTTAACACGCGATAAGATATTAATTGACTCAACCTCCGGCAACACCGGCATTGCATACGCTATGACAGGGGCAGTGCGTGGTTATAAGGTAACAATCGTAATTCCCAAAAATGCAAGCCCTGAGCGAAAAAAGATAATCGCAGGGTTTGGAGCAGAGATAATATATTCAAGTCCATTTGAAGGCTCAGACGGCGCAATTCGGTTAGCTCGGAAAATCTACAGTGAAAACCGCAAGAAATATTACATGCCGGATCAGTACAACAATCCATCAAACTGGAAAGCGCACTATTTAACAACAGGTCCGGAAATTTATGAGCAAACCGGAGGCTCTGTCACTCATTTTATAGCTACTGTGGGTACGGGAGGCACAATTACCGGAACCGGCAAAGCGCTCAGGGAATTTAATAAAGACGTCAAAGTAATCGCAATTCAGCCCGATGACGCCATGCACGGGATAGAGGGTTTAAAGCACATGGCAAGCTCTATAGTGCCGGGCATATATGATTTAAACTTTGCCGATGAGACGATTTTTGTAGGCACCGAGGAAAGCTACGATATGGTCAGACGTTTGGTCAAACTTGAAGGGCTTGCAGTAGGGCACTCCTCAGGAGCAGCACTTACTGGAGCGCTTTCTTTGGCAAAACGCCTTCAAGCCGATGGCGTAAATGAAGCCGTAATCGTCTGCATTTTCCCTGACGGCGGTGACAGATATTTAAGCCATTGTATTGATTGA
- a CDS encoding leucyl/phenylalanyl-tRNA--protein transferase gives MPVFLLNEDIFFPPVYLARNDGLLAVGGDLSKKRLIQAYKLGIFPWFSEGDPLLWWSPDPRLVMFLDEFKPSRSLRQVIKRCIFTVTFDKDFCGVINNCAAERLGKPDGTWLTEEMIRAYIGLHKSGYAHSVECWQEGELSGGLYGVAIGKMFFGESMFTKVSNASKTAFAFLVEKLIELEFHLIDCQVRTEHLVSMGAREITGEEFQAILKAAVKPPLKSIWQ, from the coding sequence ATGCCGGTATTTCTACTAAATGAAGATATCTTTTTCCCTCCGGTTTACTTAGCTCGAAATGATGGGCTTTTGGCAGTTGGCGGAGACCTTTCCAAAAAACGTCTGATTCAAGCCTACAAACTGGGGATTTTCCCGTGGTTTTCCGAGGGGGACCCTCTGCTTTGGTGGTCGCCTGACCCAAGGCTTGTTATGTTTTTGGATGAGTTTAAACCATCAAGAAGTCTAAGACAAGTGATTAAACGCTGCATATTTACCGTCACCTTTGACAAGGATTTTTGCGGCGTTATAAATAACTGTGCAGCAGAAAGATTGGGCAAACCTGACGGCACATGGCTTACTGAGGAAATGATTCGTGCATACATCGGACTCCACAAGTCCGGTTATGCGCACTCGGTAGAGTGTTGGCAGGAGGGGGAGCTCTCAGGTGGGCTATATGGTGTAGCCATAGGGAAAATGTTTTTTGGCGAAAGTATGTTTACAAAAGTAAGCAACGCATCAAAAACAGCCTTTGCTTTCCTTGTGGAAAAATTGATAGAATTGGAGTTCCATTTAATAGACTGTCAGGTAAGGACAGAGCATCTTGTAAGTATGGGAGCACGTGAAATAACTGGAGAGGAGTTTCAGGCAATACTGAAGGCAGCAGTAAAGCCGCCGTTAAAAAGTATATGGCAATAG
- the cysK gene encoding cysteine synthase A, with protein sequence MAIVTEEIKHRLKSFPKPLNSVLDLVGKTPLVEITRAVDENADMAEIFAKIEFFNPCSSVKDRICNAMIERAERDGLLHAGDTIIEPTSGNTGIGLAFVCAVKGYKLILTMPETMSEERRTMLKAFGAKLILTEGSSMTAAVELAEKLAQENGYFQPHQFKNPDNSRAHKETTAIEIIDELGEPDAFVAGVGTGGTITGVGEVLRERFGCRVRIIAVEPMGSAVLSGAQPGSHGIQGIGAGFVPDVLNRSIIDEIIQVSDETAYEYARLLIRKEGILAGISSGANFYAALLTAKKLGKGRRVVTIFPDTGERYLSTPLFSGWENDADKTF encoded by the coding sequence ATGGCAATAGTGACAGAGGAAATAAAACACAGGCTAAAGTCTTTTCCAAAACCGCTTAACTCTGTGCTTGATTTGGTCGGGAAAACTCCACTTGTAGAAATTACACGAGCAGTTGACGAAAACGCGGACATGGCCGAAATATTTGCCAAAATAGAATTTTTTAATCCATGCAGCTCCGTTAAAGACAGAATCTGTAATGCCATGATTGAAAGAGCGGAGCGTGACGGACTTCTTCACGCAGGGGACACAATCATAGAGCCAACCTCGGGCAATACGGGCATAGGGCTAGCCTTTGTGTGTGCCGTTAAGGGGTACAAGCTGATTCTAACGATGCCGGAAACAATGAGCGAGGAGCGGCGGACTATGCTCAAAGCATTTGGAGCAAAGTTGATTCTTACTGAGGGCTCCAGCATGACAGCGGCCGTTGAGTTAGCCGAAAAATTGGCTCAAGAAAATGGTTATTTCCAACCGCATCAGTTTAAAAATCCGGATAATTCACGCGCTCACAAAGAAACAACAGCAATTGAAATCATAGATGAGCTTGGAGAGCCGGATGCCTTTGTTGCAGGGGTGGGCACAGGGGGCACAATAACCGGAGTGGGAGAGGTGCTGAGGGAAAGGTTTGGCTGCAGAGTTAGAATTATTGCGGTGGAGCCTATGGGAAGCGCAGTGTTATCAGGCGCACAACCCGGCTCTCACGGAATACAGGGTATCGGCGCCGGATTTGTTCCCGATGTGTTAAATCGCAGCATAATTGATGAGATTATACAGGTCTCTGATGAGACAGCGTATGAGTATGCGCGGCTCCTCATAAGGAAAGAGGGAATCCTTGCGGGGATTTCATCGGGCGCTAATTTCTATGCCGCACTGCTGACAGCTAAAAAACTTGGCAAAGGCAGACGGGTTGTAACAATATTTCCGGATACCGGAGAGCGGTACTTGAGCACTCCGTTGTTTTCCGGATGGGAAAATGATGCCGATAAGACATTTTAG